In a genomic window of Flavobacterium sp. KACC 22761:
- a CDS encoding TolC family protein, whose amino-acid sequence MKINKINSLFFAMLFGFGLSGQAQTKQWTLEECVRYALDNNITIKNSELDVQNAEINKKDAFGRYLPSVNGNASHSWNIGLNQDVTTGVLRNQTTQYSSVGLNAGVDIYKGLQNQNTYRRTKLAIIASQYQLLKMQEDVSLNVANAFLQILGYKEDLKIKTEQLSIDEKRLKRSEEMVSAGTIPRGDLFDLKATIATDKQNIAVSENNLLISKLSLAQLLQLKEFADFDVVDDTNAKDENNIMAQSPVDIYNKAKETRTELKLAQTNLEIAEKNVAIAKGAFQPTLSGFYGFNTRASYSDQVKFDSNNQPYTVGPDPLFQQFSDNKGHNFGLQLNVPIFNGFSVRNNVERNKVSLEKSKIDLEQKSLDLQRNVYTAFTNAKGALNTYEAATVTLEARQQAYNYAKEKYDVGLMNSFDFTQAQTLLTNAQSEVIRTKYDYIFKIKILEFYFGIPIVPIPAK is encoded by the coding sequence ATGAAAATAAATAAAATAAATAGTCTTTTTTTTGCCATGCTTTTCGGATTTGGTTTATCAGGCCAAGCACAGACAAAACAATGGACATTAGAGGAATGTGTACGATATGCATTGGATAATAATATCACGATTAAAAATTCGGAGTTAGACGTTCAAAATGCTGAAATAAATAAAAAAGATGCTTTCGGTAGATATCTTCCGTCGGTAAACGGAAACGCATCGCATTCATGGAACATTGGTTTGAACCAGGATGTGACTACAGGGGTTTTGCGTAATCAAACAACGCAGTACTCATCTGTAGGTTTAAATGCTGGAGTTGATATTTACAAAGGTTTGCAAAACCAAAATACATATAGACGAACAAAACTTGCTATTATTGCATCTCAATATCAATTATTGAAAATGCAGGAAGATGTTTCGTTGAACGTTGCAAATGCTTTTCTTCAGATTTTGGGCTATAAAGAAGATTTAAAAATCAAAACAGAACAGCTTTCTATTGATGAAAAACGTCTAAAACGTTCAGAAGAAATGGTGAGTGCGGGGACAATTCCGCGTGGTGATTTATTTGATCTGAAAGCAACTATTGCAACGGATAAGCAGAATATAGCAGTTTCAGAAAACAATTTATTGATTTCAAAATTGAGTTTAGCACAACTTTTACAGCTTAAAGAATTTGCTGATTTTGATGTTGTAGATGATACAAATGCAAAAGATGAAAACAATATCATGGCACAAAGTCCAGTTGATATTTACAATAAAGCAAAGGAAACAAGAACCGAATTAAAACTGGCACAAACCAATCTTGAAATTGCCGAAAAAAATGTAGCTATTGCAAAAGGAGCCTTTCAGCCAACGCTTAGTGGTTTTTATGGCTTTAATACAAGAGCAAGTTACAGTGATCAGGTAAAGTTTGATTCTAATAACCAGCCTTATACTGTAGGTCCAGACCCACTATTCCAGCAGTTTAGTGACAATAAAGGACATAATTTTGGTTTGCAATTGAATGTTCCAATTTTCAATGGATTCTCTGTTAGAAATAATGTTGAACGAAATAAAGTAAGTTTAGAGAAATCTAAAATAGATTTAGAGCAAAAAAGTTTAGATTTGCAACGTAACGTATATACAGCTTTTACAAATGCAAAAGGCGCGTTGAATACATACGAAGCCGCAACAGTAACTTTAGAAGCAAGGCAACAAGCTTACAATTATGCTAAAGAAAAGTATGATGTAGGATTGATGAACTCATTTGATTTTACTCAAGCGCAGACATTGTTGACAAATGCACAATCTGAAGTTATTAGAACGAAATACGATTATATATTTAAAATAAAAATTCTTGAATTCTATTTTGGAATTCCAATTGTTCCAATTCCTGCAAAATAA
- a CDS encoding YtxH domain-containing protein: MGLSSFFKNLFGSTKESVNELANNAETTFDQAKEAAAPYIEKAETFAEETIAKAKEASEPIIETATEYAHQAKETVSEYAEKASDAISDVIESIKEATAETSDDAKKLVTETVVDTTEPEIEEADKE; the protein is encoded by the coding sequence ATGGGATTATCATCTTTTTTCAAAAATTTATTTGGCTCGACCAAAGAATCAGTAAACGAATTGGCAAATAACGCCGAAACTACTTTTGACCAAGCCAAAGAGGCCGCAGCTCCTTATATTGAAAAAGCAGAGACTTTTGCTGAGGAAACAATTGCGAAAGCAAAAGAAGCTTCAGAACCAATTATTGAAACTGCCACAGAATATGCACATCAAGCAAAAGAAACGGTAAGCGAATATGCTGAAAAAGCTTCTGACGCGATTAGTGATGTTATTGAAAGCATAAAAGAAGCTACTGCTGAAACCTCAGATGATGCAAAAAAACTGGTTACCGAAACTGTTGTTGACACAACCGAACCAGAAATTGAAGAAGCTGACAAGGAATAA
- a CDS encoding type IX secretion system membrane protein PorP/SprF — MKFRIKVLFFFLVASFYSYSQEGIPVYSDYLSDNLYLIHPSMAGAANCAKVRLTARKQWFGEEDAPSLQTLSFNGRIGERSGAGIIVFNDKNGYHSQKGVKLTYAHHIMFSRDELDLNQLSFGISGGLIQSQLDETTFGGTFDPIVFGSIQKDSYFNVDVGASYNYLNFYAHATVQGLLETRRDLYTDYESDNLRKYLLSAGYVFGKNDNFTWEPSVLFQVFDKTKEKTIDLNMKGYKNMDFGSLWAAFSYRRSFDGAQYSTGSGVKAQKLQYFTPIIGVNFKNFMFAYTYSQVMGDVKFDTGAYHQITLGVNLFCKKERYDCNCPAIN, encoded by the coding sequence ATGAAATTTAGAATCAAGGTTTTGTTCTTTTTTTTGGTTGCTTCATTTTATTCCTATTCACAAGAAGGAATTCCTGTGTACTCGGATTATTTGTCGGATAACCTTTATTTGATTCACCCATCTATGGCTGGTGCGGCAAATTGTGCAAAAGTTAGATTAACAGCAAGAAAACAATGGTTTGGTGAAGAAGATGCGCCTTCGCTACAAACTTTAAGTTTTAATGGTAGAATAGGAGAGCGTTCTGGAGCCGGAATTATTGTTTTTAATGATAAAAACGGATACCATTCTCAAAAAGGAGTAAAACTTACTTACGCACATCATATTATGTTTTCTAGAGATGAGCTTGATTTGAATCAGCTCTCATTTGGTATTAGTGGCGGATTGATTCAGAGTCAGTTAGATGAGACAACATTTGGAGGAACTTTTGATCCAATCGTTTTTGGTTCAATTCAAAAAGATTCTTATTTCAATGTCGATGTTGGAGCTTCTTACAACTATTTGAATTTTTATGCTCATGCGACAGTTCAAGGACTTCTTGAAACTAGAAGAGATTTATATACCGATTACGAAAGTGATAATTTGAGAAAGTATTTGTTGAGCGCAGGATATGTTTTTGGCAAAAATGACAATTTCACTTGGGAACCTTCTGTATTATTTCAGGTTTTTGACAAGACAAAAGAAAAAACAATTGATTTGAATATGAAAGGCTACAAAAACATGGACTTTGGAAGTTTATGGGCCGCATTTTCATACCGAAGAAGTTTTGATGGCGCACAATATAGCACAGGAAGTGGCGTAAAAGCTCAAAAACTGCAATATTTCACTCCGATAATCGGTGTCAATTTTAAAAATTTTATGTTTGCTTATACGTATTCACAAGTTATGGGCGATGTGAAATTTGATACTGGAGCCTACCATCAAATTACCTTAGGAGTTAATTTATTTTGTAAAAAAGAACGTTACGATTGTAATTGTCCTGCTATTAATTAA
- the tsaB gene encoding tRNA (adenosine(37)-N6)-threonylcarbamoyltransferase complex dimerization subunit type 1 TsaB, producing MSFILNIETATKNCSVSIAKNGETIICREIAEEGYSHAEKLHVFIEEIIAESNISVQDLVAIAVSQGPGSYTGLRIGVSAAKGLCYALNIPLIAVDTLETLASRVSISEGKIIPMLDARRMEVYNEVFSADLKTERAIQAEVITENSFAEFKEVLYFVGDCADKCKPVLTKENFVFLEEIKYPSAREMSKISFDKYQKSDTVDVAYFEPYYLKDFMMTLPSKK from the coding sequence TTGTCTTTTATTCTCAATATCGAAACAGCAACTAAAAATTGTTCAGTATCAATTGCAAAAAATGGAGAAACCATTATATGCAGAGAAATCGCTGAAGAAGGGTATTCACATGCCGAAAAACTTCATGTTTTTATTGAAGAAATAATTGCCGAATCAAATATCTCGGTTCAGGATTTAGTGGCAATCGCCGTAAGTCAAGGACCGGGTTCTTATACCGGTTTGCGAATTGGAGTTTCTGCAGCAAAAGGATTGTGTTATGCTTTAAACATTCCGTTGATCGCTGTTGATACGCTAGAAACTTTGGCTTCAAGAGTGTCTATTTCAGAAGGAAAAATAATTCCGATGTTGGATGCGCGAAGAATGGAAGTTTACAACGAAGTTTTTAGTGCCGATTTAAAAACAGAAAGAGCCATTCAAGCTGAAGTTATTACCGAAAATTCTTTTGCTGAATTTAAAGAAGTATTATATTTTGTTGGCGATTGCGCCGATAAATGCAAACCCGTTTTGACAAAAGAAAATTTTGTCTTTTTAGAAGAAATAAAATATCCTTCTGCGCGTGAAATGAGTAAAATCAGTTTTGATAAATATCAAAAAAGCGACACTGTAGATGTCGCTTATTTTGAACCTTATTATTTAAAAGATTTTATGATGACGTTGCCATCAAAAAAATAA
- a CDS encoding mechanosensitive ion channel family protein, giving the protein MSPEQLASYTTRLINLLIDYSPKLFSAFLILFVGLYAIRLINRLIRKIMVKRNLDPTLTKFLADILLWALRVLLFVTFISKIGIDTSSFVAILGAMGLAIGLSLQGSLSNFAGGMLIIVFKPFKVGDTIEAQGVVATVLEIQIFVTKMLTGNNQTVFVPNGALSNGTIINYSMQGERRADLTFSISYDSDIKKAKDILLATLNNNPKVLKTPAPEVFVKNLSASSVDFAVRPWAKNANYSAVFSETLENCKTALDQAGISVQPYTIQK; this is encoded by the coding sequence ATGAGCCCAGAACAATTAGCAAGTTACACTACTCGATTGATCAATTTATTAATAGATTATTCTCCAAAATTATTCTCTGCATTTCTGATTTTATTTGTTGGATTATATGCCATTCGATTAATAAACAGACTGATTAGAAAAATAATGGTAAAAAGAAATCTAGATCCTACATTGACTAAATTTCTCGCCGATATTTTATTGTGGGCGCTCCGAGTTTTATTGTTTGTAACTTTTATTTCAAAAATCGGAATTGATACTTCATCATTTGTAGCTATTTTAGGTGCAATGGGGCTTGCAATTGGTTTATCGCTACAAGGGTCTCTTTCTAACTTTGCTGGAGGAATGCTTATTATTGTGTTCAAACCTTTTAAAGTAGGCGATACAATCGAAGCACAGGGAGTTGTTGCAACGGTATTAGAAATTCAAATTTTTGTTACCAAAATGTTGACAGGAAATAACCAAACTGTTTTTGTGCCGAATGGTGCTTTATCAAATGGAACAATCATCAATTATTCGATGCAAGGAGAGCGAAGAGCCGATTTGACTTTTTCAATTTCGTACGATTCTGATATTAAAAAAGCCAAAGACATTCTTTTAGCTACTTTAAACAATAATCCAAAAGTGCTTAAAACTCCAGCACCAGAAGTTTTCGTAAAAAACCTATCAGCAAGTTCTGTGGATTTTGCTGTTCGCCCTTGGGCAAAAAATGCCAATTACTCCGCTGTTTTTTCTGAAACTTTAGAGAATTGCAAAACAGCTTTAGACCAAGCAGGAATTTCTGTTCAGCCTTATACAATTCAAAAATAA
- a CDS encoding efflux RND transporter periplasmic adaptor subunit, with protein MSKKTIYFLVGGAIIVIAALIGLSKAGIIGNKDEGKEVEISKVVASTIVETVSATGKIQPEIEVKIASMVSGEIIALNVKEGQVVKKGDLLVKINPDLYTSGLERSVANLAGTKAGLTQSDANFREAKANYERNKTLYDKGVISKSDWDKAISTYEVAKATKQSSYYNVQSATASVTEARDNLGRTTIYSPADGTISVLNVELGERVLGTQQMAGTELLRVANLNNMEVEVDVNENDIVKIKIGDEANVEVDAYLKKKFRGIVTSISNSASTALTSDQVTNFKVKVRILKDSYKDLLEGKPEAYSPFRPGMTATVDIITTTKTNVLAVPISSVVVKADTTAVKEFKVDDPNEDKKVAPKVDKKYECVFVKVGDKAKIRIIKTGIQDDTNIEVMSGLKPGDVVITGPYTTVSKDLNSGDKVKLKKAEAPKK; from the coding sequence ATGTCAAAAAAAACAATTTATTTCTTAGTCGGGGGCGCAATTATAGTTATTGCTGCTTTAATAGGTCTGTCAAAAGCAGGAATTATTGGAAATAAGGATGAAGGCAAAGAAGTAGAAATATCAAAAGTTGTGGCTTCGACAATTGTTGAAACCGTTTCGGCAACTGGAAAAATTCAGCCTGAAATCGAAGTTAAAATAGCTTCAATGGTTTCAGGCGAAATTATTGCACTAAACGTAAAAGAAGGCCAAGTAGTTAAAAAAGGAGATTTATTGGTAAAAATAAATCCCGATTTGTATACTTCAGGTTTAGAGCGTTCGGTGGCCAATTTGGCTGGTACAAAAGCAGGTTTGACACAGTCAGACGCCAACTTTAGAGAAGCAAAAGCAAATTACGAGCGAAATAAAACCTTGTATGACAAAGGCGTAATTTCAAAATCAGATTGGGATAAAGCGATTTCGACTTATGAAGTCGCAAAAGCAACAAAACAAAGTTCGTATTACAATGTTCAAAGTGCTACGGCATCTGTTACAGAGGCTAGAGATAACTTAGGACGTACAACAATTTATTCTCCTGCAGATGGTACGATTTCGGTATTAAATGTTGAATTAGGAGAGCGTGTTTTAGGAACGCAACAAATGGCAGGAACAGAGCTTTTGCGCGTTGCAAATTTGAACAATATGGAAGTTGAAGTAGATGTCAACGAAAATGATATTGTAAAAATCAAGATCGGAGATGAAGCAAATGTTGAAGTGGATGCTTATTTGAAAAAGAAATTCCGTGGTATTGTAACCAGTATTTCTAACTCTGCGAGTACAGCTTTGACTTCAGATCAGGTTACTAATTTTAAGGTTAAGGTTCGTATTCTGAAAGATTCTTATAAAGATTTATTAGAAGGAAAACCAGAAGCTTATTCGCCTTTCAGACCAGGAATGACGGCCACAGTAGATATCATTACAACTACAAAAACAAATGTTTTGGCGGTGCCAATCAGTTCTGTTGTAGTTAAGGCAGATACAACTGCGGTAAAAGAATTTAAAGTTGACGATCCAAACGAAGATAAAAAAGTAGCGCCAAAAGTGGATAAAAAATACGAATGTGTTTTTGTGAAAGTAGGCGATAAAGCTAAAATCAGAATCATTAAAACTGGAATCCAAGATGATACTAATATTGAAGTAATGTCTGGATTAAAACCTGGTGATGTCGTGATTACGGGTCCATATACAACAGTTTCGAAAGACCTGAATTCTGGCGATAAAGTAAAGCTTAAAAAAGCAGAAGCACCTAAGAAATAA
- a CDS encoding NifU family protein, with product MTKITIKETQNPTILKFEFDDFITRNQNFEFKNIDEAKSSPLAQQLFYLPFVKTVYISGNFIAIERFSIVDWDDVKDAVAEQIAAFVDKGGVIVNIDENAPKKQPITVYGETTPNPAALKFVVSRMLTRNAVEYKNIDQTASSPLAQELFKFPYVKEIFIDENYISVTKYEINNWDEITLELRTFIKQYIENGGTVLDESLIETKAKNEAKKDEAFDKLDVTSQQIINILEEYVKPAVAADGGNIAFDSYNEDNKTVKVILQGACSGCPSSTFTLKSGIENMLKSMLNDEAITVEALNA from the coding sequence ATGACAAAAATCACTATAAAAGAAACTCAAAATCCTACCATTCTTAAATTTGAGTTTGATGATTTCATCACAAGAAATCAAAATTTTGAATTCAAAAACATCGATGAAGCGAAATCTTCACCTCTTGCACAGCAATTATTTTATCTTCCGTTTGTAAAAACAGTTTATATTTCAGGAAATTTCATTGCAATCGAGCGATTCAGCATCGTGGATTGGGATGATGTAAAAGATGCTGTAGCAGAACAAATTGCTGCATTTGTGGACAAAGGTGGCGTTATTGTAAACATTGACGAAAACGCACCTAAAAAACAGCCAATTACGGTTTACGGAGAAACAACTCCAAATCCTGCAGCATTAAAATTTGTAGTTAGCAGAATGTTGACAAGAAATGCGGTTGAATATAAAAACATCGATCAAACTGCTTCTTCTCCATTAGCACAGGAATTGTTCAAATTTCCTTATGTAAAAGAAATTTTTATTGATGAAAACTATATTTCGGTAACGAAATATGAAATCAACAATTGGGATGAAATTACATTGGAATTAAGAACTTTCATCAAACAATATATTGAAAACGGAGGAACCGTACTTGATGAAAGCTTGATCGAAACTAAAGCCAAAAATGAAGCTAAAAAAGATGAAGCATTTGACAAATTAGATGTTACTTCTCAGCAAATCATTAATATTTTAGAAGAATATGTAAAACCAGCAGTTGCTGCAGATGGTGGAAATATTGCTTTTGATTCTTATAATGAAGACAACAAAACGGTAAAAGTAATTCTGCAAGGTGCTTGCAGTGGTTGTCCTTCATCAACTTTTACTTTAAAAAGCGGTATTGAAAATATGCTGAAAAGCATGCTGAATGATGAAGCAATTACAGTTGAAGCTTTGAATGCTTAA
- a CDS encoding efflux RND transporter periplasmic adaptor subunit: MKKGVTVTILIFIAIIFFGALYYLYAKNQESPIVFQTEKAEIKTIVKNTIATGNIQPDEEVLIKPNISGIIEEVYIKAGEKIKAGDMIAKIRVVANVSNVSSTQNQVQTAKIALDNQEKIYQRQKTLFDKDVISANDFDAAQVAYKQAKQNYLAAKQSLDIVKTGTTTSLGSYANTLIRSTVNGMVLQVPVKVGNQVIESNNFNEGTTIASVADVGRMIFIGKIDESEVGKIKEKMPIEITVGAIENKKFEATLTDIAPKGVTENGAIQFEIKAKLENKGDTFIRAGLSANASIILEKADKVLAIKESLVQFDKKTQKPYVEVETAPQKFQRRDLVLGVSDGIYVQVKSGVAASDKIKIWNQGLINEGDKDKK, translated from the coding sequence ATGAAAAAAGGAGTAACCGTAACCATTTTAATCTTTATTGCAATAATTTTCTTTGGTGCACTGTATTATTTGTATGCTAAAAATCAAGAGTCGCCAATTGTTTTTCAAACAGAAAAGGCAGAGATTAAAACGATCGTAAAAAATACCATCGCAACTGGTAATATTCAGCCTGATGAAGAGGTCTTAATCAAACCAAATATCTCAGGAATTATTGAAGAAGTATATATCAAAGCTGGAGAGAAAATCAAAGCGGGAGATATGATTGCTAAAATTCGAGTTGTTGCCAATGTTTCAAACGTAAGCAGTACGCAAAATCAAGTGCAGACTGCAAAAATTGCATTGGACAATCAAGAAAAAATTTATCAAAGACAAAAAACATTGTTTGATAAAGATGTAATTTCTGCAAACGATTTTGATGCGGCGCAAGTGGCTTATAAACAAGCAAAACAAAATTACTTGGCAGCAAAACAAAGTTTAGATATTGTAAAAACAGGAACAACAACATCTTTAGGAAGTTATGCAAATACTTTAATTCGTTCAACAGTAAACGGAATGGTACTGCAGGTGCCTGTAAAAGTTGGAAACCAAGTAATTGAAAGTAATAATTTTAACGAAGGAACAACAATTGCTAGTGTGGCCGATGTTGGAAGAATGATTTTCATTGGAAAAATTGACGAATCTGAAGTTGGTAAAATCAAAGAAAAAATGCCGATTGAGATTACAGTTGGAGCCATTGAAAACAAAAAATTCGAGGCGACTTTAACAGATATCGCACCAAAAGGAGTTACAGAAAATGGAGCTATTCAGTTTGAAATAAAAGCTAAATTAGAAAATAAAGGAGATACTTTTATCAGAGCTGGCTTAAGTGCAAATGCATCGATTATTTTGGAAAAAGCAGACAAAGTTTTAGCTATCAAAGAGTCGCTTGTGCAGTTTGACAAAAAGACTCAAAAACCTTATGTAGAAGTTGAAACGGCACCACAAAAATTTCAAAGAAGAGATTTAGTTTTAGGTGTTAGTGACGGAATTTATGTTCAAGTTAAAAGCGGCGTTGCAGCTTCTGATAAAATCAAAATCTGGAATCAAGGCTTGATTAACGAAGGAGATAAGGATAAAAAATAA